The Pseudoalteromonas aliena SW19 genome has a segment encoding these proteins:
- a CDS encoding IS4 family transposase, whose translation MNANIFINKLKSILSEKKLNRLGKQVAFTKRERNITALHMVVSLVAALGDKKMIYLSEILRVYNQLTGQSIKYKPFHNQLVKPELAELMREVTNKVFNCWINDALKYTKKDLFKFDNILIQDGSSIMLHRSLKDVFPGRFSNTCPAAIELHATLNLTQGCFEKAGITPDSYSEREELPTFKELKGQLLLADRGYYSGSYIHELDKAGGFYVLRAKGLKAVRVHNAFKQNGQELTGSHSPKLCELLPELPKNDLIDMHVSIKNKLTRVVGYWSKKEKQYTFLVTNLSIDESTATEIGKLYRLRWQVELLFKECKSYNNLRGFQTSSATLQEALVYVSLIVTTLKRFLTGCIEKIFKTEMSTMTVAKTTGVWWISILTAIIRKHRKGLLNAVNGAFDFLRKNAARAHPKRDRKTGVFQYGVEPNF comes from the coding sequence ATGAATGCTAACATTTTTATTAATAAGTTAAAAAGTATCCTAAGTGAAAAAAAACTGAACCGACTTGGTAAACAAGTCGCATTTACTAAAAGAGAAAGAAATATTACCGCACTTCATATGGTTGTTAGTCTTGTTGCTGCACTTGGGGATAAAAAAATGATCTATTTATCCGAAATATTAAGAGTTTATAATCAGCTAACAGGGCAGTCTATTAAGTATAAGCCTTTTCATAACCAGTTAGTTAAACCTGAACTAGCGGAACTAATGCGAGAGGTAACAAATAAAGTTTTTAATTGTTGGATAAATGATGCGCTTAAGTACACGAAAAAAGATTTGTTCAAGTTTGATAATATTTTAATTCAGGACGGTAGCTCTATTATGCTTCATCGTTCTTTAAAAGATGTTTTTCCTGGGCGATTTTCAAATACGTGTCCAGCAGCTATTGAATTGCATGCTACTTTAAATTTAACGCAAGGTTGCTTTGAAAAAGCAGGTATAACACCAGACAGTTACTCTGAACGTGAAGAACTTCCAACATTTAAAGAGCTGAAAGGACAGTTGTTACTTGCTGATAGAGGATATTATTCAGGTAGTTATATTCATGAATTAGATAAAGCAGGAGGGTTTTACGTATTAAGAGCGAAAGGATTAAAAGCAGTCAGAGTACATAATGCTTTTAAGCAAAATGGACAGGAATTAACAGGAAGTCATTCCCCAAAGTTATGTGAATTGCTCCCCGAATTACCTAAAAATGATCTTATTGATATGCATGTTAGCATAAAAAACAAGCTAACAAGAGTTGTTGGGTATTGGTCAAAAAAAGAAAAACAATATACATTTTTAGTCACTAATTTATCTATTGATGAATCTACAGCGACTGAAATAGGCAAATTATATAGGTTACGCTGGCAGGTTGAATTACTTTTTAAGGAGTGTAAGTCTTATAATAATTTACGCGGCTTTCAAACATCAAGCGCAACCTTACAAGAGGCGTTAGTTTATGTAAGTTTAATTGTAACCACGCTTAAAAGGTTCTTAACTGGCTGTATTGAAAAGATATTCAAAACCGAAATGTCTACAATGACAGTAGCAAAAACAACGGGTGTTTGGTGGATTAGCATATTAACAGCGATTATTAGGAAGCATAGGAAAGGATTGTTAAATGCAGTTAATGGAGCATTTGACTTTCTGAGGAAAAATGCAGCTAGGGCGCACCCCAAACGCGATCGAAAAACAGGAGTATTTCAATATGGGGTAGAGCCAAATTTTTAA
- a CDS encoding DUF294 nucleotidyltransferase-like domain-containing protein, with amino-acid sequence MSVEQQEIAQYVCLQAPFSLIDSSACEYFVSHLDIIYLTRENQAQWLQSESPRLFLIRSGLYDLVDAKGDVVTRLAQGDYFGFPSLLTGEAIQNRLEVQKEGIVYMLSQVHFDFLRREYKSFEQYFVRAHANRLLSSHYKSKNDSWSERKISELMTRTAITLTPDASIRQSAKKMKQHGVSSIMITEHLHLVGVVTDRDLRNRVLADEVDPQDAVSSIMTAKPKFIFENNRVFSALHLMLKYNIHHLPVLDENHNPIGMLTSTDLLRQQKSDPVQLIGRIYKAHTITDLKRYAKEIPELLRSFSYNIDDISLIGKLLSGLTDALTSRLIHLFQEDHGAAPTSFSFICFGSQAREEQTLHSDQDNGLLLPNDLTSEQQAYFKSMGEFVCEQLVECGIRRCPGNIMASSDLCRMSVNDWSERFFKWIKSPTPDAMLNCKIFFDLRFIEGSNALYTAFCEQLIRISRNDLFYAAMATDISSNSVPIGLFNKFKTEKTDKNNKYIDLKKRGVVIINDIVRLYALKAGIRRANTQERLDALLKHKLISKEDIYNLKDCWRFLTQLRLSTQINEEGLPSNCINPNKLNSLERHQLKEAFYLVKQAQQAAAFKFARGSL; translated from the coding sequence ATGAGCGTAGAACAACAAGAAATAGCCCAGTACGTGTGCTTGCAAGCGCCATTTAGCCTAATTGATAGCAGTGCATGTGAGTACTTTGTAAGTCATCTCGATATTATTTACCTCACTCGCGAAAACCAAGCGCAATGGCTACAAAGTGAAAGCCCACGGTTATTTTTAATTCGCTCAGGTTTATACGATCTAGTTGATGCTAAGGGCGATGTTGTAACGCGTTTAGCACAAGGAGATTATTTTGGTTTTCCATCGTTATTAACAGGTGAAGCGATTCAAAATAGGCTCGAAGTACAAAAAGAAGGCATAGTGTATATGCTCTCCCAAGTGCATTTCGATTTTTTGCGTCGAGAATACAAATCTTTTGAGCAATATTTTGTGCGTGCTCACGCCAATCGGTTATTGTCATCTCACTATAAAAGTAAAAACGATAGCTGGTCTGAGCGTAAAATATCAGAGTTGATGACGCGCACAGCCATTACACTTACGCCCGATGCTAGCATTAGACAAAGTGCTAAAAAAATGAAACAGCATGGCGTATCGTCAATTATGATAACGGAGCACTTACATTTAGTTGGCGTGGTGACCGACCGCGATTTGCGTAATCGCGTACTCGCTGATGAGGTCGATCCGCAAGATGCAGTCAGCAGTATTATGACCGCCAAACCCAAATTTATATTTGAAAATAATCGGGTGTTTTCAGCGCTACATTTAATGCTTAAATACAATATTCATCATTTACCCGTACTTGATGAAAACCATAATCCTATTGGTATGCTTACAAGTACCGACTTATTGCGCCAGCAAAAAAGCGACCCTGTACAACTTATAGGGCGTATCTATAAAGCGCACACAATTACCGATCTAAAACGCTATGCAAAAGAAATTCCCGAACTACTTCGCAGTTTTTCATACAATATTGACGACATATCGCTAATTGGTAAATTATTGAGCGGCTTAACCGATGCGCTTACATCTCGTCTGATTCATTTATTTCAAGAAGATCATGGCGCAGCGCCAACCAGCTTTAGTTTTATTTGTTTTGGCTCACAAGCACGCGAAGAGCAAACTCTACATTCAGATCAAGATAACGGCTTATTACTCCCTAACGACTTAACGAGCGAGCAGCAAGCTTACTTTAAAAGCATGGGAGAGTTTGTCTGCGAGCAACTTGTTGAATGCGGTATTAGACGTTGCCCTGGCAATATTATGGCAAGTAGCGATTTGTGCAGAATGAGTGTGAACGACTGGAGTGAGCGTTTTTTTAAATGGATAAAAAGCCCCACGCCTGATGCGATGCTTAACTGTAAGATATTTTTTGACTTACGATTTATTGAAGGTTCAAACGCCTTATATACCGCTTTTTGCGAGCAGCTAATTCGTATATCGCGTAACGACTTATTTTATGCTGCTATGGCAACTGACATTAGTAGTAACAGCGTACCTATTGGTTTATTTAATAAATTTAAAACCGAAAAAACCGATAAAAATAATAAATACATAGATTTAAAAAAACGCGGTGTCGTGATCATAAACGACATAGTGCGGTTATACGCTTTAAAAGCCGGTATTAGGCGTGCTAACACGCAAGAGCGGTTGGACGCGCTGTTAAAACATAAACTGATCAGCAAAGAAGATATATACAATCTAAAAGATTGCTGGCGATTTTTAACGCAGCTTCGCTTAAGTACGCAAATAAACGAAGAGGGCTTGCCGAGTAATTGCATTAATCCTAATAAATTAAACTCACTAGAGCGTCATCAGCTAAAAGAAGCGTTTTACCTTGTTAAGCAAGCGCAGCAAGCAGCCGCGTTTAAATTTGCTCGCGGCAGTTTGTAG
- a CDS encoding 3'-5' exonuclease produces MVKQLLTRYLKRRRLLGKNALHQRYLVIDLELTGLDAKQHEIVSVAWVEIDNQCIKMSESQHIINKDVISLEQSPVYHGINDDAVAKGQSLHSILTQLSSHFSDCILVFHNAMLDWGFLKIALKNANITTRPKLILDTLHIEKKRLLNQSTEIKQDDLTLNACRIRYKLPSYHCHHALTDAQATAELLLAQCHQISRGKELKVGELT; encoded by the coding sequence ATGGTAAAACAACTACTTACTCGGTATTTAAAGCGCCGCAGGTTACTAGGCAAAAACGCCTTACATCAACGTTACTTAGTGATTGATTTAGAGCTTACCGGCCTTGATGCCAAACAGCATGAAATAGTGTCTGTAGCGTGGGTGGAAATAGATAATCAATGTATAAAAATGAGTGAGTCGCAGCACATTATCAATAAAGACGTTATAAGCCTAGAACAAAGCCCTGTTTATCACGGTATAAATGACGATGCGGTAGCAAAAGGGCAAAGTTTACACAGTATACTAACGCAACTAAGCAGCCACTTTAGTGATTGTATTTTAGTGTTTCATAATGCCATGCTCGATTGGGGCTTTTTAAAAATAGCCTTAAAAAATGCTAATATAACAACGCGGCCTAAACTGATACTCGACACCCTCCACATCGAGAAAAAGCGCTTACTCAACCAATCAACTGAAATAAAACAAGATGATTTAACCCTTAATGCCTGTCGTATACGTTATAAGTTACCAAGTTATCATTGTCATCATGCATTGACCGATGCACAAGCGACTGCCGAGTTACTGCTAGCCCAGTGCCATCAAATAAGTCGTGGTAAAGAGCTAAAAGTAGGCGAATTAACCTAG